The following coding sequences are from one Bradyrhizobium sp. WSM471 window:
- a CDS encoding IS110 family transposase, with amino-acid sequence MSQIIRIGMDTSKYIFQLHGVDASEQVVLRKRLGRKGMLEFFAKLPPTVVVIEACGAAHVLARELGKLGHTAKLIAPQLVKPYVARNKNDGRDAEGLCEAASRPRMRYVPVKTAEQQAALMLLGIREQLVVRRTQLSNMIRGYAAEFGLIEAKGLDKLVSFLAAIEHDERVPTLARELFATLARQYDQVQVELKAVEAKLLAWHRANALSRRLAQIPGIGPVTAAALVMKAPDPHAFRSGRLFAAWLGLTPKDHSTAGKTRLGKITRAGDETLRQLLVLGATSVVKIAKSKARGPSWLIELLKRKTPKLAAVALANKMARIAWKLMTTGEQYDRARLGAQNEAQTAAAV; translated from the coding sequence GTGAGCCAGATTATCCGCATTGGGATGGATACGTCGAAGTATATCTTTCAACTGCATGGGGTGGATGCCTCGGAGCAGGTCGTGCTGCGCAAACGGCTTGGCCGCAAGGGGATGCTGGAGTTCTTTGCCAAGCTGCCGCCGACGGTGGTGGTGATCGAGGCGTGTGGGGCGGCTCACGTCCTGGCGCGAGAGCTAGGTAAGCTGGGACACACAGCCAAGCTGATCGCTCCGCAGCTGGTGAAACCCTACGTGGCGCGCAATAAGAACGATGGGCGCGATGCAGAGGGGCTGTGCGAGGCGGCGAGCCGGCCGCGGATGCGCTATGTGCCGGTGAAAACCGCCGAGCAACAGGCCGCGCTGATGCTGCTGGGCATCCGCGAACAACTGGTCGTGCGACGCACTCAACTTTCCAACATGATCCGCGGCTATGCGGCGGAGTTCGGTCTGATCGAGGCCAAGGGGCTGGACAAGCTGGTCTCGTTCCTGGCCGCAATCGAGCACGATGAAAGGGTGCCGACGCTGGCCCGCGAACTGTTTGCGACGCTTGCCCGCCAATATGATCAGGTGCAGGTCGAGCTGAAGGCAGTGGAGGCGAAGCTTCTCGCCTGGCACCGTGCCAATGCCTTGAGCCGTCGTTTGGCTCAGATCCCGGGGATCGGTCCGGTCACCGCCGCAGCACTGGTGATGAAGGCACCCGATCCTCACGCCTTCCGCTCGGGACGGCTGTTTGCCGCCTGGCTCGGCCTGACCCCAAAGGACCATTCCACCGCGGGAAAGACCAGGCTCGGCAAGATAACCCGTGCAGGCGATGAGACCTTGCGTCAGCTGCTGGTGCTTGGGGCAACTTCGGTGGTCAAGATCGCCAAATCGAAAGCTCGTGGGCCGAGCTGGCTGATCGAGCTTTTGAAGCGCAAAACACCGAAGCTGGCGGCGGTGGCGCTGGCCAACAAGATGGCCCGCATCGCCTGGAAGCTGATGACGACGGGAGAGCAATACGATCGCGCGCGGCTAGGGGCGCAAAACGAGGCCCAAACGGCCGCTGCCGTGTGA
- a CDS encoding DUF2865 domain-containing protein: MLVAATLAAPLLAAPAPVSAEGLFDFFFGGMQQQRPQREVPQQASSYADPFTGQQNAASPQYVPPTRSAAAGGSGPAFCVRSCDGKYFPLMRGLTSPAQMCQAFCPASATKIYFGSSIDGAASQTGERYADSENAFAYRKALRADCTCNGREPVGLAPVDLALDSSLKPGDVIATSDGLVAYTGIRVGNDQAADFTPVASYPGLTAQVRARLGEMKVAPVRADTVAADGPAAEIVRETLPDVTVPKTQKPAKRAGLD; this comes from the coding sequence ATGCTCGTAGCCGCCACACTGGCAGCACCGCTGCTTGCGGCTCCGGCCCCGGTTTCGGCCGAAGGCCTGTTCGACTTCTTCTTCGGCGGAATGCAGCAGCAGCGGCCGCAGCGTGAGGTGCCGCAGCAGGCGAGCTCCTACGCCGATCCCTTCACCGGCCAGCAGAATGCCGCATCCCCGCAATACGTGCCGCCGACACGTTCGGCCGCGGCCGGCGGCTCGGGACCGGCGTTCTGCGTGCGCAGCTGCGACGGCAAATATTTTCCGCTGATGCGCGGTCTCACCTCGCCCGCGCAGATGTGTCAGGCCTTCTGTCCTGCGAGCGCCACCAAGATCTATTTCGGCTCCTCGATCGACGGCGCCGCGTCGCAGACCGGCGAGCGCTATGCCGATAGCGAGAACGCGTTCGCCTATCGCAAGGCGCTGCGCGCCGACTGCACCTGCAACGGCCGCGAGCCGGTCGGACTTGCTCCGGTCGATCTGGCGCTGGATTCGTCGCTCAAACCCGGCGACGTGATCGCCACCAGCGACGGCCTGGTTGCCTATACCGGCATCCGCGTCGGCAACGACCAGGCGGCGGACTTCACCCCGGTCGCCTCCTATCCCGGTCTCACTGCGCAAGTCCGCGCACGGCTCGGCGAGATGAAGGTGGCGCCGGTGCGCGCCGACACGGTGGCGGCGGATGGCCCCGCCGCGGAGATCGTGCGCGAGACGCTGCCCGACGTGACGGTGCCGAAGACACAAAAGCCGGCAAAGCGCGCGGGGCTGGATTGA
- a CDS encoding GIY-YIG nuclease family protein translates to MSSYFVYILASRHHGTIYIGITNDIRARLELHRSGRGSKFVLKYKIFRLVHVEVFATPQEAIAREKQLKFWKRDWKIKLIEVKNPDWNDRSGLL, encoded by the coding sequence ATGAGCAGCTACTTCGTCTACATTCTCGCAAGCCGCCATCACGGCACGATCTATATCGGAATCACCAATGACATCCGCGCACGGCTTGAGCTGCACCGTTCGGGTCGCGGTTCGAAGTTCGTTCTGAAATACAAGATCTTCCGCCTGGTGCACGTCGAAGTATTTGCCACTCCGCAGGAAGCTATCGCGCGCGAGAAGCAATTGAAGTTCTGGAAGCGGGACTGGAAGATCAAGCTGATCGAGGTGAAGAATCCCGACTGGAATGACCGGTCGGGCCTTCTCTGA
- a CDS encoding LysE family translocator, translating to MPHTSALLGFALVCLGLVLTPGPNMIYLISRSITQGPVAGIVSLGGVALGFVFYMLCAAFGITALLLAVPFAYDALRFAGAGYLLWLAWQAVKPGGRSPFQVKQLAIDSPRKLFAMGFVTNLLNPKIAMLYLALLPQFIDPAAGSLLAQSVVLGAIQIAISVSVNAMIALAAGSIALFLASRPSWMLVQRWLMGTVLAGLAVRMAVEARKV from the coding sequence ATGCCCCACACCTCCGCCCTGCTCGGCTTCGCCCTCGTCTGCCTCGGCCTCGTGCTCACGCCCGGGCCGAACATGATCTACCTGATCTCGCGTTCGATCACGCAGGGCCCAGTGGCGGGCATCGTCTCGCTCGGCGGCGTGGCGCTTGGCTTCGTGTTCTACATGCTGTGCGCGGCGTTCGGCATCACGGCGCTACTGCTCGCCGTTCCCTTCGCCTATGACGCGCTGCGCTTTGCCGGCGCCGGTTATCTGTTGTGGCTGGCTTGGCAGGCGGTGAAGCCGGGCGGGCGCTCGCCGTTCCAGGTGAAGCAGCTTGCGATCGACAGTCCGCGCAAATTGTTCGCGATGGGCTTCGTCACCAATCTGCTCAACCCGAAGATCGCAATGCTTTACCTCGCGCTGCTGCCGCAGTTCATCGATCCCGCCGCCGGCAGCCTGCTGGCGCAGTCTGTGGTGCTCGGCGCGATCCAGATCGCGATCAGCGTCAGCGTGAACGCCATGATCGCGCTCGCGGCAGGATCGATCGCGCTGTTTCTCGCAAGCCGGCCAAGCTGGATGCTGGTCCAGCGCTGGCTGATGGGCACGGTGCTGGCCGGGCTTGCGGTGCGGATGGCGGTCGAGGCGCGGAAGGTGTGA
- a CDS encoding glycogen/starch/alpha-glucan phosphorylase, which yields MQDSSFQPNFPAPNQPIDELALAEIKGAILAKLRLAIGKDAGMATKHDWYQAAALALRDRIVHRWLTAEKHSYDAGRKRVYYLSLEFLIGRLFSDALNNMGLLKIFEVALGDLGVSLPELRKCEPDAALGNGGLGRLAACFMESMATLSIPAIGYGIRYDYGLFRQIINQGWQQEYPDEWLGFGNPWELQRPEVIYDIRFGGGVEHVEDKGRDRAIWHPSETVQAMAYDTPIVGWRGQHVNALRLWSARSPDPLKLDAFNTGDYVSASAEQSRAEAICKFLYPNDESPAGRELRLRQEYFFVSASLQDLIKRHLASDGQLRSLSSKVAVQLNDTHPSLAVTELMRILIDDHNFRWDEAWKITVATLSYTNHTLLPEALETWPVELFERLLPRHLEIIYRINVQHLALAEARAPGDIDFRASVSLIDERSGRRVRMGQLAFVGSHRINGVSAMHSDLMRETVFHDLNHLYPGRITNKTNGITFRRWLMLANPKLTDLLRETCGDAVLDDPTQLSLIEARASDVEFQKRFRAVKLHNKTALARLIGERLGIKVDPTALFDVQIKRIHEYKRQLLNVIETVALYQAIKDDPNGNWVPRVKIFAGKAAASYRYAKLIIKLINDVAEVVNNDPAIGGKLKVVFLPDYNVSLAEVIIPAADLSEQISTAGMEASGTGNMKLSLNGALTIGTLDGANIEIRDHVGAENIAIFGMEAGDVMIRRKQGLDASDVIRNSPKLQRAINAIGVGEFSPGDPGRFESIAHALRYLDHYMVSADFDSYYEAQRSVDARWQVAPAWTRASILNVARMAWFSSDRTIREYAEEIWNVPVNPTTPLLPTLRDVAG from the coding sequence TTGCAAGATTCATCGTTCCAGCCCAATTTCCCCGCCCCCAACCAGCCCATCGACGAACTCGCGCTGGCTGAGATCAAGGGTGCGATCCTGGCGAAGCTGCGCCTTGCCATCGGCAAGGATGCGGGCATGGCGACCAAGCACGACTGGTACCAGGCCGCGGCGCTGGCGCTGCGCGACCGCATCGTGCATCGCTGGCTCACGGCGGAGAAACACAGCTACGATGCGGGGCGCAAGCGCGTCTATTATCTCTCGCTCGAATTCCTGATCGGCCGCCTCTTCAGCGACGCGCTGAACAATATGGGGCTGCTGAAGATCTTCGAGGTCGCACTCGGCGATCTCGGCGTCTCCTTGCCGGAGCTGCGCAAATGCGAGCCGGACGCGGCGCTCGGCAATGGCGGTCTCGGCCGCCTCGCCGCCTGCTTCATGGAAAGCATGGCGACGCTGTCGATCCCCGCGATCGGCTACGGCATCCGCTATGATTACGGCCTGTTCCGCCAGATCATCAATCAGGGCTGGCAGCAGGAATATCCGGACGAATGGCTCGGCTTCGGCAACCCCTGGGAATTGCAGCGGCCCGAAGTGATCTATGACATTCGCTTCGGCGGCGGTGTCGAGCATGTCGAAGACAAGGGTCGGGATCGCGCGATCTGGCATCCGTCCGAGACCGTGCAGGCGATGGCCTATGACACGCCGATCGTCGGCTGGCGCGGCCAGCACGTCAACGCGCTGCGGCTGTGGTCGGCACGCTCGCCCGATCCGTTGAAGCTCGACGCCTTCAACACCGGCGATTATGTCAGCGCCAGCGCCGAGCAGTCGCGCGCCGAAGCCATCTGCAAATTCCTCTATCCGAACGACGAGAGCCCGGCGGGCCGCGAGCTGCGCCTGCGCCAGGAATATTTCTTCGTCTCGGCTTCGCTGCAGGACCTGATCAAGCGGCATCTAGCATCCGACGGCCAGCTCCGCAGCCTGTCGAGCAAGGTCGCGGTGCAACTCAACGACACCCATCCGAGCCTCGCCGTCACCGAGCTGATGCGGATCCTGATCGACGATCACAATTTCCGCTGGGACGAGGCCTGGAAGATTACGGTCGCCACGCTGTCCTACACCAACCACACCCTGCTGCCCGAGGCGCTGGAGACCTGGCCGGTCGAGCTGTTCGAACGGCTGTTGCCGCGGCATCTCGAGATCATCTACCGCATCAACGTGCAGCATCTCGCGCTCGCGGAGGCGCGCGCCCCCGGCGACATCGACTTTCGCGCCTCGGTCTCGCTGATCGACGAGAGGAGCGGGCGGCGCGTGCGCATGGGCCAGCTCGCCTTCGTCGGCTCGCACCGCATCAACGGCGTCTCCGCGATGCATTCGGACCTGATGCGCGAGACCGTGTTCCACGACCTCAACCATCTCTATCCCGGCCGCATCACCAACAAGACCAACGGCATCACCTTCCGCCGCTGGCTGATGCTGGCGAACCCGAAGCTGACCGATCTATTGCGCGAGACCTGCGGCGATGCCGTGCTCGACGATCCGACGCAGCTCAGCCTGATCGAAGCCCGGGCCAGCGACGTCGAATTCCAGAAGAGGTTCCGCGCAGTCAAGCTTCACAACAAGACCGCGCTGGCCCGCCTAATCGGCGAGCGGCTCGGCATCAAGGTCGATCCGACCGCGCTGTTCGACGTGCAGATCAAGCGCATCCACGAATACAAGCGCCAGCTCCTCAACGTCATCGAGACGGTCGCGCTGTACCAGGCGATCAAGGACGATCCCAACGGCAACTGGGTGCCGCGGGTGAAGATCTTCGCGGGCAAGGCTGCGGCGAGCTACCGCTACGCCAAGCTGATCATCAAGCTGATCAACGACGTTGCGGAAGTCGTCAATAACGATCCCGCCATCGGCGGCAAGCTCAAGGTCGTGTTCCTGCCCGACTACAATGTCAGCCTCGCCGAAGTGATCATTCCCGCGGCCGACCTCTCCGAGCAGATCTCGACCGCCGGCATGGAAGCCTCCGGCACCGGCAACATGAAGCTGTCGCTGAACGGCGCCCTCACCATTGGCACGCTCGACGGCGCCAACATCGAGATCCGCGACCATGTCGGCGCGGAGAACATCGCGATCTTCGGCATGGAAGCCGGCGACGTGATGATCCGGCGCAAGCAGGGGCTGGACGCCTCCGACGTGATCCGCAATTCGCCAAAGCTCCAGCGCGCCATCAACGCGATCGGTGTCGGCGAGTTCTCGCCCGGCGATCCCGGCCGCTTCGAATCGATCGCGCATGCGCTGCGCTATCTCGACCATTACATGGTCAGCGCCGACTTCGATTCCTATTATGAGGCGCAGCGCAGCGTCGATGCGCGCTGGCAGGTGGCGCCGG
- the pyrE gene encoding orotate phosphoribosyltransferase: MSKSASRARLFEIIRRRSFGRGEVTLASGRKSDFYFNLKPTMLDPEGATLLAELTYEALKDDNLDFIGGLEMGAVPLAGALAQISWIKGHPIAAFFVRKKPKEHGAKLAIEGLPRGETLEGKRVVIVEDVTTTGGSAMKAVEAVRETGAEVALVLTMVDREEGADDTFGAAGLPFRSLYKASEFLKA; encoded by the coding sequence GTGTCTAAATCAGCCTCCCGCGCCCGCCTGTTCGAGATCATCCGTCGGCGCTCCTTCGGCCGCGGCGAGGTGACGCTCGCGTCGGGCCGCAAGAGCGACTTCTATTTCAACCTCAAGCCGACCATGCTCGACCCGGAGGGTGCGACCCTGCTGGCCGAGCTGACCTATGAGGCGCTCAAGGACGACAATCTCGATTTCATCGGCGGGCTCGAGATGGGCGCGGTGCCGCTGGCCGGCGCGCTGGCGCAGATCTCCTGGATCAAGGGCCATCCGATCGCAGCCTTCTTCGTGCGCAAGAAGCCGAAGGAGCATGGCGCGAAGCTCGCGATCGAGGGGCTGCCCAGGGGCGAGACGCTGGAGGGCAAGCGCGTCGTGATCGTCGAGGACGTCACCACCACCGGCGGCTCGGCGATGAAGGCGGTGGAAGCGGTGCGCGAGACCGGCGCGGAAGTGGCGCTGGTGCTGACCATGGTCGACCGCGAGGAAGGCGCCGACGACACCTTTGGCGCGGCCGGCCTGCCATTCCGCTCGCTGTACAAGGCGTCGGAGTTCTTGAAGGCTTGA
- a CDS encoding glutathione S-transferase family protein, with protein MTIELHTWNTPNGRKVSVALEEMGLPYKVIPVNISKGEQMAPEFLKLSPNNKIPAILDSDGPDGKPVSIFESGAILLYLGEKTGKFLPKSLSGRIPVYEWLMWQMGGFGPMPGQVHHFIALENEQDRAYGLKRYMAETRRLYGVLDRRLEGRDFVAGGLSVADFAILGWAWRHPRHKVDLADFPNVKRWYEALMARPAVKRGMEAKLD; from the coding sequence ATGACCATCGAGCTGCACACCTGGAACACGCCGAACGGCCGCAAGGTCTCGGTTGCGCTGGAGGAGATGGGACTGCCCTACAAGGTGATCCCGGTGAATATCAGCAAGGGCGAACAGATGGCGCCGGAGTTCCTGAAGCTCTCGCCCAACAACAAGATTCCCGCGATCCTCGATTCCGATGGCCCGGACGGCAAGCCGGTCAGCATCTTCGAGTCGGGCGCGATCCTGCTGTATCTCGGCGAAAAGACCGGCAAATTCCTGCCGAAATCGCTTTCGGGCCGCATCCCCGTCTATGAATGGCTGATGTGGCAGATGGGCGGCTTCGGGCCGATGCCGGGCCAGGTGCACCATTTCATCGCGCTCGAGAACGAGCAGGACCGCGCCTACGGCCTCAAGCGCTACATGGCGGAGACGCGACGGCTCTACGGCGTCCTCGACCGCCGGTTGGAGGGCCGCGATTTCGTCGCCGGCGGGCTCTCGGTTGCCGATTTTGCCATCCTGGGCTGGGCCTGGCGTCACCCTCGCCACAAGGTTGACCTGGCCGACTTCCCCAATGTGAAGCGCTGGTACGAGGCCCTGATGGCACGCCCGGCGGTGAAGCGGGGCATGGAGGCGAAGCTGGATTGA
- the polA gene encoding DNA polymerase I: MPKTSPKTSPKTKAETKPAAATAAAKPIGAKAAGKGDHVFLVDGSGYIFRAYHALPPMNRKSDGLQVNAVLGFCNMLWKLLREMPEDNRPTHLAIIFDKSEITFRNKIYPEYKAHRAPAPDDLIPQFALIREAVRAFDLPCLEQVGFEADDLIATYVRQACERGASATIVSSDKDLMQLVTDCVTMYDTMKDRRIGIPEVIEKFGVPPEKVVEVQALAGDSTDNVPGVPGIGIKTAAQLIVEYGDLEQLLFRATEIKQPKRREALIENADKARISRQLVLLDDKVDLEVPLDDLAVHEPDARKLIAFLKAMEFSTLTRRVAEFSQIDPANVDADPGYASGASVFSPLPPSDVVPAPGTGAPPQAPVGQRNASATKEDKAASPKGAPISLAAAREEALRKLPVDRSKYQAIKTLAELNAFIARIHDAGHVAVEIRGNSIDPMQADLCGIALALAPNDACYVPLAHKQSGGGAGLFDAGLAPDQVKHAEAIEALRPVLESPGILKIGFDVKFTAVMLAQHGITLRNTDDAQLISYVLDAGRGSHALEQLSERWFGHAMLKEGELLGSGKGKITFDQVPVDKAAPLSAEGADVTLRVWRVLKPRLVAEHMTTVYETLERPLVSVLARMERRGISIDRQVLSRLSGDFAQTAARVEAEIQQIAGEPVNVGSPKQIGDILFGKMGLSGGTKTKTGAWSTTAQVLDELAEQGHDLPKKILEWRQVSKLKSTYTDALPTYVNAQTHRVHTTYALAATTTGRLSSNEPNLQNIPVRTEDGRKIRRAFIATPGHKLVSADYSQIELRLLAEIADIPVLQQAFRDGLDIHAMTASEMFGVPIKGMPSEIRRRAKAINFGIIYGISAFGLANQLGIGREEASAYIKKYFERFPGIRAYMDETRDFCRSHGYVTTLFGRKMYYPDIKASNASVRAFNERAAINARLQGTAADIIRRAMTRMEDALVLKKVSAQMLLQVHDELIFEVPDAEVEATLPVVQHVMQDAPFPAVLLSVPLHVDARAANNWDEAH, encoded by the coding sequence ATGCCCAAGACATCTCCCAAGACATCCCCGAAGACCAAGGCCGAAACAAAGCCGGCTGCTGCGACAGCTGCTGCCAAACCAATCGGCGCCAAGGCCGCCGGCAAGGGCGACCATGTCTTCCTGGTCGACGGTTCCGGCTACATCTTCCGCGCCTATCACGCGCTGCCGCCGATGAACCGCAAGTCCGACGGCTTGCAGGTCAATGCCGTGCTCGGTTTCTGCAACATGCTGTGGAAGCTGTTGCGCGAGATGCCCGAGGACAACCGGCCGACGCATCTGGCGATCATCTTCGACAAGTCGGAAATCACCTTCCGCAACAAGATCTATCCTGAGTACAAGGCGCACCGGGCGCCGGCCCCGGACGATCTGATCCCGCAATTCGCGCTGATCCGCGAAGCGGTGCGCGCCTTCGACCTGCCCTGCCTGGAACAGGTCGGCTTCGAGGCCGACGATCTGATTGCGACCTATGTGCGGCAAGCCTGCGAGCGCGGCGCGAGCGCGACAATCGTGTCCTCCGACAAGGACCTGATGCAACTCGTCACCGATTGCGTCACCATGTACGACACCATGAAGGACCGCCGCATCGGCATCCCCGAGGTGATCGAGAAGTTTGGCGTACCGCCGGAGAAGGTGGTGGAAGTGCAGGCGCTGGCCGGCGATTCCACCGACAACGTTCCTGGCGTGCCCGGCATCGGCATCAAGACCGCCGCGCAGCTGATCGTTGAATACGGCGATCTCGAGCAGCTGCTGTTCCGCGCCACCGAGATCAAGCAGCCGAAGCGGCGCGAGGCGCTGATCGAGAACGCCGACAAGGCGCGCATCTCCCGGCAGCTCGTCTTGCTCGACGATAAGGTCGACCTCGAAGTCCCGCTGGACGATCTCGCCGTCCACGAACCCGATGCGCGCAAGCTGATCGCGTTCCTGAAGGCGATGGAATTTTCCACGCTGACGCGCCGCGTCGCTGAGTTCTCGCAGATTGATCCGGCCAACGTCGATGCCGATCCAGGCTATGCCAGCGGTGCCAGCGTCTTCTCGCCGCTGCCGCCTTCGGACGTCGTGCCGGCCCCGGGAACCGGCGCGCCGCCGCAAGCGCCAGTGGGCCAGCGCAACGCATCGGCAACCAAGGAGGACAAGGCCGCGAGCCCGAAGGGCGCGCCGATTTCTCTCGCCGCCGCGCGCGAAGAGGCTTTGCGCAAGCTCCCGGTTGACCGCAGCAAGTACCAGGCCATCAAGACGCTCGCGGAATTGAACGCCTTCATCGCGCGCATCCATGATGCCGGCCATGTCGCGGTCGAAATCCGGGGAAACTCGATCGACCCGATGCAGGCCGATCTCTGCGGCATCGCGCTCGCACTGGCGCCCAACGATGCGTGTTACGTGCCGCTGGCGCACAAGCAGTCCGGTGGCGGTGCCGGCCTGTTCGACGCGGGCCTCGCGCCCGACCAGGTCAAGCATGCCGAGGCGATCGAGGCGCTGCGGCCGGTACTGGAATCACCAGGCATTCTCAAGATCGGCTTCGACGTCAAATTCACCGCGGTGATGCTGGCGCAGCACGGCATCACACTGCGCAACACCGACGATGCGCAGCTGATCTCCTACGTGCTCGACGCCGGCCGCGGCTCGCACGCGCTAGAGCAGCTGTCCGAGCGCTGGTTCGGCCACGCCATGCTCAAGGAGGGCGAGCTGCTCGGCAGCGGCAAGGGCAAGATCACGTTCGACCAGGTGCCGGTCGACAAGGCCGCGCCGCTATCGGCGGAAGGCGCCGACGTGACCTTGCGCGTCTGGCGCGTGCTGAAGCCACGCCTCGTCGCCGAGCACATGACCACAGTCTACGAGACGCTGGAACGGCCCCTGGTATCGGTGCTCGCGCGGATGGAGCGGCGCGGCATCTCGATCGACCGCCAGGTGCTGTCGCGCCTCTCCGGCGACTTCGCCCAGACCGCGGCGCGCGTCGAGGCCGAGATCCAGCAGATCGCGGGCGAGCCGGTCAATGTCGGCAGCCCGAAGCAGATCGGCGACATCCTGTTCGGCAAGATGGGACTGTCCGGCGGAACCAAGACCAAGACCGGCGCGTGGTCCACCACCGCTCAGGTGCTCGACGAGCTCGCCGAGCAGGGCCACGACCTCCCGAAGAAAATTCTGGAGTGGCGCCAGGTCTCGAAGCTCAAATCGACTTACACCGATGCGCTGCCGACCTACGTGAATGCCCAGACCCACCGCGTCCACACGACCTACGCACTGGCCGCCACCACGACGGGCCGGCTGTCGTCGAACGAGCCGAATTTGCAGAACATTCCGGTGCGCACCGAGGACGGCAGAAAAATCCGCCGCGCCTTCATCGCAACGCCGGGGCACAAGCTGGTCTCCGCCGACTATTCGCAGATCGAGCTACGGCTGCTCGCCGAGATCGCCGACATCCCGGTGCTGCAGCAGGCGTTCCGCGACGGTCTCGACATTCACGCCATGACGGCATCGGAAATGTTCGGCGTGCCGATCAAGGGCATGCCGAGCGAAATCCGGCGCCGCGCCAAGGCGATCAATTTCGGCATCATCTACGGCATTTCGGCGTTCGGCCTCGCCAACCAGCTCGGCATCGGGCGCGAAGAAGCCTCTGCCTACATCAAGAAATACTTCGAGCGCTTCCCCGGCATCCGCGCCTACATGGACGAGACGCGCGACTTCTGCCGGAGCCACGGCTACGTCACCACGCTGTTCGGACGGAAGATGTACTATCCCGACATCAAGGCCTCGAACGCCTCGGTGCGCGCCTTCAACGAGCGCGCCGCGATCAACGCGCGGCTCCAGGGCACCGCCGCCGACATCATCCGCCGCGCCATGACGCGGATGGAGGATGCCCTGGTCCTGAAGAAAGTGTCTGCGCAGATGCTGCTGCAGGTGCATGACGAATTGATCTTCGAGGTGCCGGACGCGGAGGTCGAGGCCACGCTCCCCGTCGTGCAGCACGTGATGCAGGACGCACCGTTCCCGGCCGTGCTGCTCTCGGTGCCGCTGCACGTCGATGCACGCGCGGCGAACAATTGGGACGAGGCGCATTGA
- a CDS encoding acyltransferase family protein, with protein MALSGTIAASGGLKAPSAARVDWVDYAKGICIVMVVMMHSVLGVELAAGETGFMHVVVAFAKPFRMPDFFLISGLFLPLVIDRDWRTYLDRKVVHFAYFYVVWVTIQFGFKAPAFAAETSWRDAGLLYLESFVEPFGTLWFIYLLPIFFVVTKLTRLVPPPAIWLIAAALETARVATGWTAIDEFCARFVYFYSGYLFAPYVFALSDRARNHPAWALAALAAWALVNAGLVTLGASEWKFVSLVLGFAGACAIITMGTLLARAQWLNVFRFCGEHSIVIYLAFFLPMAATRTLLLRTGIIPDIGAVSLIVTIAGVIGSLAIWQVALRLGGNFLFERPDAFWIAPKKTGPVLQAAE; from the coding sequence ATGGCACTATCAGGCACAATCGCCGCGAGCGGGGGACTCAAGGCCCCGTCTGCTGCGCGTGTCGATTGGGTCGATTACGCCAAGGGCATCTGCATCGTCATGGTCGTGATGATGCATTCGGTGCTGGGGGTCGAGCTTGCCGCCGGCGAGACCGGTTTCATGCATGTCGTGGTGGCTTTCGCAAAGCCGTTCCGGATGCCGGATTTCTTCCTGATTTCGGGCCTGTTCCTGCCACTGGTGATCGACCGGGACTGGCGAACCTATCTCGACCGCAAGGTGGTGCATTTCGCCTATTTCTATGTCGTCTGGGTGACAATCCAGTTCGGCTTCAAGGCTCCCGCCTTCGCGGCGGAAACGAGCTGGCGCGACGCCGGCTTGCTATATCTGGAATCGTTCGTCGAGCCGTTCGGCACGCTGTGGTTCATCTACCTCCTGCCGATCTTCTTCGTCGTCACAAAACTGACACGGCTGGTCCCGCCGCCCGCGATCTGGCTGATCGCGGCCGCGCTGGAGACGGCGCGTGTCGCAACCGGCTGGACCGCGATCGACGAGTTCTGCGCGCGTTTCGTCTATTTCTATTCGGGCTATCTGTTCGCGCCCTACGTGTTCGCGCTGTCGGACCGCGCGCGCAATCATCCGGCATGGGCGCTGGCAGCGCTCGCGGCATGGGCGCTGGTCAATGCCGGCCTCGTTACGCTTGGGGCCAGCGAGTGGAAATTCGTATCGCTCGTGCTCGGCTTCGCCGGCGCCTGCGCCATCATCACGATGGGCACGCTGCTCGCGCGCGCGCAATGGCTGAACGTCTTCCGCTTCTGCGGCGAGCATTCGATCGTGATCTATCTCGCCTTCTTCCTGCCGATGGCGGCGACACGGACGCTGCTATTGCGCACGGGCATCATTCCCGACATCGGTGCGGTATCGCTGATCGTGACCATCGCCGGCGTGATCGGCTCGCTCGCGATCTGGCAGGTCGCACTGCGCCTTGGCGGCAATTTCCTGTTCGAGCGGCCCGATGCGTTCTGGATCGCGCCGAAGAAGACAGGGCCGGTGCTGCAGGCGGCGGAATAG